In one window of Fimbriimonadia bacterium DNA:
- a CDS encoding carbohydrate kinase has protein sequence MTREHLAELLQRFPSLSIAVVGDFFLDKYLEIDPSLSERSLETGLEAYQVVKVRKSPGAAGTVASNLKALGVGAVHAMGFVGCDGEGFDLVRTLRNHGIETGSVIKSQGMLTPTYMKPMAAGREMERLDIQNRKPPSLKLQRKVIGALAKEAPRLSGVMVSDQCAHAFGLVTEWMRERLMDLARDFPALTVLVDSRSRIGEFRGMCVKPNASEAASALGHEVTAGNAVDAARALRERGATRAFVTLGAKGIAFCGEDGEGLVPAPAAPEEIDTVGAGDAAAAGMLCALCVGAGTREAAELANLCAGVTIRKRGVTGTASPREVTELAAASIP, from the coding sequence ATGACCCGCGAACATCTGGCTGAGCTTCTGCAACGCTTCCCTTCCCTCTCCATCGCCGTGGTAGGGGACTTCTTCCTGGACAAGTACCTCGAAATAGACCCATCGCTTTCGGAACGCTCGCTGGAAACCGGCTTGGAGGCGTACCAGGTTGTGAAGGTGCGGAAATCCCCGGGAGCGGCGGGCACGGTCGCATCCAACCTTAAGGCGCTAGGAGTGGGGGCGGTGCACGCAATGGGCTTCGTCGGGTGCGACGGCGAGGGCTTCGACCTCGTGCGGACACTGCGGAACCATGGCATTGAGACGGGTTCGGTGATCAAGTCACAAGGAATGCTTACACCCACCTACATGAAGCCCATGGCGGCGGGTCGCGAGATGGAGCGGCTCGACATCCAAAACCGCAAGCCACCTTCGCTCAAACTGCAGAGAAAGGTGATCGGTGCGCTCGCGAAAGAGGCACCGCGATTGAGCGGTGTGATGGTGTCAGACCAATGTGCCCATGCTTTCGGGTTAGTGACCGAGTGGATGAGGGAGCGACTGATGGATTTGGCGCGGGACTTCCCTGCCCTCACGGTGCTGGTGGATAGCAGGTCGAGGATTGGGGAGTTTCGGGGAATGTGCGTCAAGCCGAATGCATCGGAGGCTGCCAGCGCTCTCGGGCACGAGGTAACCGCGGGTAACGCGGTGGATGCGGCACGGGCGCTGCGCGAACGTGGGGCGACTCGGGCTTTCGTAACCCTCGGGGCGAAAGGCATCGCATTCTGCGGCGAGGACGGGGAGGGCCTCGTTCCAGCCCCCGCTGCTCCCGAGGAGATTGACACCGTCGGCGCAGGAGACGCGGCTGCTGCGGGCATGCTATGCGCGCTGTGCGTTGGGGCGGGCACGCGAGAGGCGGCCGAGTTGGCGAACCTATGCGCTGGCGTGACCATCCGCAAACGTGGCGTCACTGGAACCGCCTCTCCGAGAGAGGTGACGGAGTTGGCGGCTGCTTCGATACCTTAA